One Candidatus Hydrogenedentota bacterium genomic window carries:
- a CDS encoding STAS domain-containing protein, with amino-acid sequence MSTGQVLSATFGDVHVLKFVGSIGYTDEWTFPLSKSLRAYVDNLFQTPAPGSSVLIDLTEAKGIDSTNLGLLAELGKRCKSGFGTKPTIIAQQGRVLNVLQTMSFQTLFTILDVDTPIRGELDSLPDVPDSQVDVAFMILNAHKNLVSLSESNKDRFQIVVEAIEDDLRRKGRL; translated from the coding sequence ATGTCTACCGGACAAGTCCTCTCGGCCACGTTCGGCGATGTACATGTCCTGAAGTTTGTGGGATCGATTGGCTACACGGACGAATGGACATTTCCGCTCAGCAAGTCGCTTCGTGCCTATGTCGACAACTTGTTCCAGACGCCGGCGCCAGGAAGCAGCGTGTTGATTGACCTGACGGAAGCGAAAGGAATCGACAGCACGAATCTGGGGCTGCTGGCGGAATTGGGGAAGCGCTGTAAGTCTGGGTTCGGTACCAAGCCGACAATTATTGCTCAGCAAGGACGGGTGCTGAATGTCCTTCAAACGATGAGCTTTCAGACGCTATTCACCATTCTGGACGTAGATACGCCTATTCGCGGCGAATTGGACTCGTTGCCTGACGTGCCGGACTCGCAGGTGGATGTTGCATTCATGATCCTCAACGCGCATAAAAATCTGGTTTCGCTCAGTGAATCCAACAAAGATCGGTTTCAGATTGTTGTCGAAGCGATCGAGGACGATTTACGACGCAAGGGCCGGCTGTAA
- a CDS encoding DMT family transporter, with protein MKHSMKIPAFLSLIVAVASWGLAPVFIRLLRNAYDPYSQAFIRYLFATLVLVAICTIWFRREFFALLRNPLSLMGLACINIAHQITWTLGCYRASATLAQLIVQVGVIFVILFSYVLFHEERAVILSPLYLIGTTLSLVGVAVVLTGGRDTSGAIGLGTATLLLIPALCWGAYAVWAKHLVTNCHPIPMFAALSIFITLGTGITAFLFGEPSCIARASGQILFLTFISGLLPIAIAHTSFHFAQKYLGAAFSSSCNILSPLLTYLLAALFLDDVPLTLPQWAGAGILLSGTLMVVRKRAAVQSEEDIAPC; from the coding sequence GTGAAGCACTCGATGAAGATACCCGCATTTTTGTCCCTGATCGTCGCGGTCGCATCGTGGGGGCTGGCCCCCGTATTCATCCGTCTGCTTCGAAACGCATACGACCCCTACTCGCAGGCATTCATTCGGTATCTATTCGCGACTTTGGTCTTGGTGGCGATCTGCACGATCTGGTTTCGCCGTGAATTCTTCGCGTTGCTGCGAAATCCGCTGTCTCTGATGGGACTTGCCTGCATCAATATCGCTCATCAGATTACCTGGACGCTCGGATGCTACCGCGCCTCGGCCACCCTCGCACAACTGATCGTCCAAGTTGGCGTCATTTTTGTCATCCTCTTCAGCTACGTGCTCTTTCACGAAGAGCGAGCGGTTATCCTAAGCCCTCTGTACCTGATCGGCACTACCCTGAGTCTCGTGGGAGTGGCCGTCGTGCTTACGGGAGGAAGAGACACCTCCGGCGCCATCGGACTTGGAACCGCCACCTTGTTGCTGATCCCAGCATTGTGTTGGGGAGCATACGCGGTTTGGGCTAAGCACCTTGTCACGAATTGCCACCCCATCCCCATGTTCGCCGCCTTGTCCATCTTCATTACGCTGGGTACTGGAATTACGGCCTTTCTATTCGGAGAGCCCTCGTGCATCGCGAGAGCCAGCGGACAGATCCTCTTTCTGACGTTCATCTCCGGACTCTTACCGATTGCCATCGCCCACACTTCGTTCCATTTCGCACAGAAATATCTCGGGGCAGCCTTCAGTAGTAGCTGCAACATCCTCTCGCCATTGCTCACTTACTTGTTGGCAGCCCTGTTCCTTGACGACGTTCCCCTGACTCTTCCGCAATGGGCAGGCGCCGGGATTCTGCTCTCCGGAACACTGATGGTTGTGAGAAAGCGAGCAGCCGTGCAGTCCGAGGAGGACATCGCACCGTGCTGA